The Microbacterium amylolyticum genome includes the window CGGCGTCGAAGTTCCTCACCGGTTCATTCCGTTCGTCGGGGACAGGACAAAACCATTGTACGCATGACCTTCCACCCACTAGTTTGTTGGGATGAACCACAAACCGATCCTGCCCGGCTTTCACCCCGATCCCTCTGTGTGCCGTGTCGGAGACGAGTACTTTCTCGCAACGTCGACGTTCGAGTATGTTCCTGGCGTCCCCATCTATCGTTCGACGGACCTGATGACGTGGGATCTCGTGGGGCACGCGGTGCCGGACGAGGATGAGGTAGCGGCCGGGTCGGGGGCGTCCGAGGCGAGTTCCGGGATCTTCGCGCCGACGCTGCGGCACCACGACGGTCGGTTCTGGATGACGACGACGAGTATCGGGCGCATTGGCGAGGGGCAGCTGATCACACACGCCGATCATCCGGCAGGGCCGTGGTCCACCCCCGTGCGCGTTCCCGGAACCCCCGGCATTGATCCTGATCTCTCCTGGGACGACGAGGGACGGTGCCTTCTGACGTGGCGGGGCTCGCAGCCCGGTGGCATCCATCAGGTGCAGATCGACCCGTTCACGGGAGAGCCGCAAGAAGAGGCGCGGTATCTCGCACCGGAGCACCCCTCACCCCGTCCAGGCAACAGGGCATGCAGATTTCGTCGAACAGGCGGATGGGAACTGGGTCGTGGTGTTCCTCGGTATTCGTCAATCCGGGTCGTATCCCGGTTTTCATGTGAACGGGCGCGAGACATTCCTTGCCGGGGTCACGTGGGTGGATGACTGGCCCATCATCGAGGAATCGCGCTTTCCCGAAGCCCCCGACCCCGTGGGATTCGTCGACACGTTTGAGCATCTCGATGGGCGGTGGGTGCCGCCATGGCCGATATCGACCCGCGCTTCGACGGAGCGGAAGGCTGGGCGATCGGCGGGGACCTGGAATGGAACTCGAAGGTCGGCTACCTGATGAGCGTCGATGGCGAGCTGATCACTGAGAACATCCCCGCGGCCAACTTCGTGGCCAAGTGGGACGCTGATCTGCTGAGCGAGATCGTTGACCACGAGTTCGATTGGGATATGCCCGGCGGTCACCCCAAGGTCTACAAGT containing:
- a CDS encoding family 43 glycosylhydrolase, whose product is MASIRCRSTRSRESRKKRRGISHRSTPHPVQATGHADFVEQADGNWVVVFLGIRQSGSYPGFHVNGRETFLAGVTWVDDWPIIEESRFPEAPDPVGFVDTFEHLDGRWVPPWPISTRASTERKAGRSAGTWNGTRRSAT